Proteins from a single region of Amycolatopsis sp. CA-230715:
- a CDS encoding LysR family transcriptional regulator, whose product MDLRQLSAVVAVAEEGGFTAAAHRLRTGQSTVSTVVRALERDLGTPLFQRTTHRVALTPAGEAFIPAARAALEAVERARAAVEAPATDGTVVLGVRQGVLVDLARVLATLRLARPRLRVEVRQLAGDALARALDQSTVDIALTVPDTAFDGMVTRPLHKEELVVVTASGAGAPARSDLTGLSLVDFPAGWAIRAAVEEAFPGRAVSIEVDDLATATALVRDGVAACVLPASTAERFPDLTARRFDPPLSWRLAAAHRPDLPPAAAAVVAHLA is encoded by the coding sequence ATGGACCTTCGACAGCTCTCCGCGGTGGTCGCGGTCGCCGAGGAAGGCGGGTTCACCGCCGCCGCGCACCGCCTGCGCACCGGTCAGTCCACGGTGTCCACCGTGGTCAGGGCACTGGAACGGGATCTCGGCACACCGCTGTTCCAGCGCACCACCCACCGCGTCGCGCTGACCCCGGCCGGAGAGGCGTTCATCCCCGCCGCGCGAGCGGCACTGGAAGCCGTCGAGCGGGCACGGGCCGCCGTCGAAGCCCCCGCCACGGACGGCACGGTCGTACTCGGTGTCCGCCAAGGGGTGCTGGTCGACCTGGCCCGTGTCCTCGCCACGCTCAGGCTGGCACGGCCCCGGTTGCGCGTCGAGGTGCGCCAGCTCGCGGGTGACGCGCTGGCCCGCGCCCTCGACCAGTCCACTGTGGACATCGCACTGACCGTGCCGGACACCGCGTTCGACGGCATGGTCACCCGGCCGCTGCACAAGGAGGAACTGGTCGTGGTCACCGCGTCCGGCGCGGGCGCCCCCGCGCGAAGCGATCTGACCGGACTGTCGCTTGTGGACTTCCCGGCGGGCTGGGCGATCCGCGCCGCGGTTGAGGAGGCGTTTCCCGGCCGGGCCGTCTCGATCGAGGTGGACGACCTCGCGACGGCGACGGCGCTGGTCCGCGACGGGGTGGCCGCCTGCGTGCTCCCCGCGTCGACCGCGGAGCGGTTCCCCGATCTCACCGCGCGCCGGTTCGACCCGCCGCTGTCGTGGCGGCTCGCCGCCGCGCACCGGCCGGACCTCCCACCGGCCGCGGCGGCGGTCGTCGCGCACCTTGCCTGA
- a CDS encoding OFA family MFS transporter, with the protein MSEIRELQDVYGRRYRVGETDLELLGRPRAWMAWLAAAAMFAAGVQQYGFGVLAPVLTRVHGWTFGEIVPSLAVWAICQAGVVFPAAWLRERGILPPAAAMTTGAVLCAAGLVTLGHASGLAAVFVGYSVLGGLGTGLVYATCVGAVLAWFPDRTSARVGVVSGAFACGSVPFVLLVNAVPGERALLLDGTAAVTLLVIAGCGALLRFPPRHWWPETPEPRAWALDKAHNRNPAIRHYRPSELLRCPVTRSLYLVVALAAAVLLFDLGYVATFVAARGGTGLAAAALAVLAGVTGGGRVLLGWLSDRLGRRRVLRLALAAGGIAQFTLYYSGDHGHPAGVLAGVALAGLGNGCCYALLAGLVREYFGEESVPQNFGLLYTAKAVGALFGIGLAALVVATHGYLTAFAAAGVLSIAGALLTGRLAQPGRPRSLLPSA; encoded by the coding sequence ATGTCCGAGATCCGTGAGCTCCAGGACGTCTACGGGCGGCGGTACCGGGTCGGGGAGACCGATCTCGAGCTGCTCGGCCGCCCCCGCGCCTGGATGGCCTGGCTCGCCGCGGCCGCGATGTTCGCGGCGGGTGTGCAGCAGTACGGCTTCGGCGTGCTCGCGCCGGTGCTCACCCGGGTGCACGGCTGGACCTTCGGTGAAATCGTGCCCTCACTGGCGGTGTGGGCGATCTGCCAGGCGGGGGTGGTGTTCCCGGCCGCGTGGCTGCGGGAGCGCGGGATCCTGCCCCCGGCGGCGGCGATGACGACCGGCGCGGTGCTGTGTGCGGCGGGGCTGGTCACCCTCGGCCACGCGAGTGGCCTCGCCGCCGTGTTCGTCGGCTACTCGGTCCTCGGCGGACTCGGTACCGGACTGGTCTACGCCACCTGCGTCGGCGCGGTGCTCGCCTGGTTCCCCGACCGCACCTCCGCGCGTGTCGGCGTGGTGAGCGGGGCTTTCGCTTGCGGGAGCGTGCCTTTCGTGCTGCTGGTGAACGCGGTGCCGGGGGAGCGGGCGCTCCTGCTCGACGGCACCGCCGCGGTGACACTGCTCGTGATCGCGGGATGCGGGGCGCTGCTGCGGTTCCCGCCCCGGCATTGGTGGCCGGAGACCCCGGAGCCGCGTGCCTGGGCGTTGGACAAGGCGCACAACCGGAACCCGGCGATCCGGCACTACCGGCCGTCCGAACTCCTCCGCTGCCCGGTCACGCGCTCGCTGTACCTCGTCGTCGCGCTGGCCGCCGCCGTGCTGCTGTTCGACCTCGGCTACGTCGCGACGTTCGTCGCCGCGCGTGGTGGCACGGGGCTCGCCGCGGCCGCGCTGGCGGTGCTGGCCGGGGTGACCGGTGGCGGCCGCGTGCTGCTGGGCTGGCTGTCGGACCGGCTGGGCAGGCGCCGGGTCCTGCGCCTGGCACTGGCCGCGGGCGGGATCGCGCAGTTCACCCTGTACTACTCGGGCGACCACGGGCACCCGGCCGGTGTGCTGGCTGGGGTCGCGCTGGCGGGCCTCGGCAACGGGTGCTGCTACGCGCTGCTGGCCGGTTTGGTCCGCGAGTACTTCGGTGAGGAGTCCGTGCCGCAGAACTTCGGGCTCCTCTACACCGCGAAGGCGGTGGGGGCCCTGTTCGGGATCGGGCTGGCGGCGCTCGTGGTCGCCACGCACGGCTATCTGACCGCGTTCGCGGCCGCCGGCGTGCTCAGCATCGCCGGTGCCCTGCTGACCGGACGGCTCGCGCAGCCGGGAAGGCCGCGCTCGTTGCTGCCGTCGGCATGA
- a CDS encoding ATP-binding protein, which translates to MLSGSPRGGITRVAFGEALRQRRTSRGLSLTELSRLANYSKGYLSKVETGEKPVTFAIAQACDVALEADGKLLDLVRGTIREQFSLRPSQLPAETAGFVGRRTEKNRLDEFRAGGAAVVTISGAPGVGKTALAVHWAHSMRARFPGGTLFANLRGYDPQNKPVSAEDVLDYFLRALNIPAEIIPNSLEGRASLFRTRLDRRGVLVVLDNAISADQVRPLLPSSPDCLVVVTSRASLSGLVAREGARRLVLDALPRPEAVALLRHGIGDDRARAEATAVDVLANQCACHPLALRIAAERAGSRPHLRLSDLVRDLDDERDRLDVLTVTDDASTAVRTVFSWSYRALPEDTARLFRLLGLHVGPEFSTGAAAALLGDSPRAAGRLLTQLSSVHLIAECGPDRFRFHDLVRLYAREQAAARETAESREAAVRRLVTWYLRSAAAATGFLAPPWHPPLTAALDDPLHPAAFTSYRDALTWCETECENVVAATRQAYEHGLDDLAWKLPIVLWDYFHVGKRWTLWIESHEIALAASVRTGDRRAEAWARLNLGLAHTDLRRFDKSFEYLQAAFAMREEQGDDWGRAWVDYALGIASHAVARHDTAGEHYRRALSYFDGSGDLLGQALCLAGLADLSRERGALTTALDELSRSVTMFRELRDRHGEGYAGTKLAAVLREAGQSERALEYVRESVTISRQAGDHQGEALALDSLAAVLDDLGEHDEALDSRRQAVEILEALGDPRTEDVLARYAAMTDPEPD; encoded by the coding sequence GTGCTGTCAGGAAGCCCGCGAGGTGGCATCACCAGGGTGGCCTTCGGCGAGGCGCTGCGGCAGCGGCGGACCAGCCGTGGCCTTTCGCTGACCGAACTGTCCCGCCTTGCCAACTACAGCAAGGGTTATCTCAGCAAGGTCGAAACCGGGGAAAAGCCGGTGACCTTCGCGATCGCCCAGGCCTGCGACGTCGCGCTCGAAGCCGACGGAAAACTGCTCGACCTGGTCAGGGGAACCATTCGGGAACAGTTTTCGCTCCGCCCGTCGCAATTACCCGCCGAAACCGCCGGATTCGTCGGCCGCCGCACCGAGAAGAACAGGCTCGACGAATTCAGGGCCGGTGGCGCGGCCGTCGTCACCATCAGCGGTGCGCCCGGTGTCGGGAAAACCGCGCTCGCCGTGCACTGGGCGCACAGCATGCGCGCCCGTTTTCCCGGCGGCACGCTTTTCGCCAACCTGCGCGGGTACGACCCGCAGAACAAACCGGTATCCGCCGAAGACGTGCTCGATTATTTTCTGCGCGCACTCAACATCCCCGCGGAAATAATCCCGAACTCGCTCGAAGGCAGGGCGTCGCTGTTCCGCACCCGCCTCGACCGGCGCGGCGTGCTCGTCGTGCTGGACAACGCCATCTCCGCCGATCAGGTGCGGCCGCTGCTGCCCAGCTCCCCGGACTGCCTCGTGGTGGTGACCTCGCGGGCTTCGCTGTCGGGGCTCGTCGCCAGGGAGGGCGCGCGGCGGCTGGTCCTCGACGCGCTGCCGAGACCGGAAGCGGTGGCGCTGCTGCGGCACGGCATCGGCGATGACCGGGCCCGTGCCGAGGCGACCGCGGTGGACGTGCTCGCGAACCAGTGCGCCTGCCACCCGCTCGCGCTGCGGATCGCCGCGGAGCGCGCGGGCAGCAGGCCGCACCTGCGGTTGTCCGATCTGGTCCGCGATCTCGACGACGAGCGGGACCGGCTGGACGTCCTGACCGTCACCGACGACGCGAGCACCGCGGTGCGGACCGTGTTCTCGTGGTCCTACCGCGCGCTGCCCGAGGACACCGCGCGGTTGTTCCGGCTGCTCGGCCTGCACGTGGGCCCCGAGTTCAGCACCGGCGCCGCGGCCGCGCTGCTCGGCGACTCGCCGAGGGCGGCGGGCCGGCTGCTCACCCAGCTCAGCAGCGTGCACCTGATCGCGGAATGCGGACCGGACCGGTTCCGCTTCCACGACCTCGTGCGGTTGTACGCGCGCGAGCAGGCGGCGGCGCGCGAAACCGCCGAATCACGGGAGGCCGCGGTGCGGCGGCTCGTGACGTGGTACCTCCGCTCGGCCGCCGCCGCGACCGGTTTCCTCGCCCCGCCATGGCATCCGCCGTTGACCGCCGCGCTGGACGACCCGCTCCACCCTGCCGCGTTCACCAGCTACCGCGACGCGCTGACCTGGTGCGAAACCGAGTGCGAGAACGTGGTCGCCGCGACGCGGCAGGCCTACGAGCACGGGCTGGACGATCTCGCCTGGAAGCTGCCGATCGTGCTGTGGGACTACTTCCACGTCGGCAAGCGCTGGACGCTGTGGATCGAGTCGCACGAGATCGCGCTCGCCGCGAGCGTGCGCACCGGCGACCGGCGCGCCGAGGCGTGGGCGCGGCTGAACCTCGGGCTCGCCCACACCGATCTGCGGCGGTTCGACAAGTCGTTCGAGTACCTGCAAGCCGCGTTCGCCATGCGCGAGGAACAGGGCGACGACTGGGGCAGGGCCTGGGTCGACTACGCGCTCGGCATCGCCTCGCACGCGGTCGCCCGCCACGACACCGCAGGCGAGCACTACCGCCGCGCACTGTCCTATTTCGACGGTTCGGGCGACCTGCTCGGCCAGGCGCTGTGCCTCGCCGGGCTCGCGGATCTCTCCAGGGAGCGCGGAGCGCTGACCACCGCGCTGGACGAGTTGAGCCGATCGGTGACGATGTTCCGCGAGCTTCGCGACCGCCACGGCGAGGGCTACGCGGGCACGAAGCTCGCCGCCGTGCTCCGCGAAGCGGGGCAGTCCGAGCGTGCGCTCGAGTACGTCCGCGAGTCGGTGACGATCAGCAGGCAGGCGGGCGACCACCAGGGCGAGGCGCTCGCGCTCGACAGCCTCGCCGCGGTGCTCGACGATCTCGGCGAGCACGACGAAGCACTCGATTCCCGCCGCCAGGCGGTCGAAATCCTCGAGGCGCTCGGCGATCCGCGCACCGAGGACGTGCTCGCCAGGTACGCCGCGATGACCGATCCCGAGCCGGACTGA
- a CDS encoding FAD-binding protein, with protein sequence MADFGVADGEVRTDGEALDAAARDFGGHVSRKPAAVVRPGSVDDVVAVVRWAGEHGMPVSARGAGHSMNGQAQVDGGVVLDMRSLNQVREIGEDRVTVDAGALWSEVAAATIARGLTPPVFTDYLETTVGGTLSVGGVGGTTHRHGAQTDTVLDLTVVTGTGEVVTCSAERNPGLFDAVRAGLGQAGIVVGATIKAQPARGKARCFRLPHTDLRAFTADQRRLVLEGRFDYIEGFAGFTEDGTLAYQVEAAAFADSLSDVDNEELVRGLAHDRDAVEVTDTSYAEFLDRLAPGVALRKETAEWGLPHPWLNVFVPDSAADGFIETVLAELTPADLENFGLVLTYPLRRELLTTPLLRVPDEPLVFLFALLVTADPGDDTAIGRMAERNRRLYEYVLRVGGTLYPIGPPSLDPHQWAAHYGALWPRVEAAKAEHDPRGVLTPRPGLWRTQPITR encoded by the coding sequence ATGGCCGACTTCGGCGTGGCCGACGGGGAAGTGCGCACCGACGGCGAAGCCCTCGACGCGGCGGCGCGCGACTTCGGTGGGCACGTCAGCCGGAAGCCCGCGGCGGTCGTCCGCCCCGGTTCGGTCGACGACGTCGTCGCGGTGGTGCGCTGGGCTGGCGAGCACGGGATGCCGGTGAGCGCGCGCGGCGCGGGGCATTCGATGAACGGCCAGGCACAGGTCGACGGCGGTGTCGTGCTCGACATGCGGTCGCTGAACCAGGTGCGCGAAATCGGCGAAGACCGCGTGACCGTCGACGCGGGCGCCTTGTGGAGCGAGGTCGCGGCGGCGACGATCGCGCGCGGCCTGACCCCGCCGGTGTTCACCGACTACCTCGAGACCACGGTCGGCGGAACGCTGTCGGTCGGCGGCGTCGGCGGGACCACCCACCGGCACGGCGCGCAGACCGACACCGTGCTCGACCTGACGGTGGTCACCGGCACCGGCGAGGTCGTCACCTGTTCGGCGGAGCGGAATCCCGGCCTGTTCGACGCGGTGCGCGCCGGGCTGGGGCAGGCGGGCATCGTGGTCGGTGCCACGATCAAAGCGCAGCCCGCGCGCGGGAAGGCGCGGTGCTTCCGGCTCCCCCACACCGATCTGCGGGCGTTCACCGCGGACCAGCGGCGGCTCGTCCTCGAAGGCCGGTTCGACTACATCGAAGGGTTCGCCGGGTTCACCGAGGACGGCACGCTCGCCTACCAGGTGGAGGCCGCCGCGTTCGCCGACTCACTGTCCGATGTGGACAACGAGGAGCTGGTGCGCGGGCTCGCGCACGACCGCGACGCCGTCGAAGTCACCGATACGAGCTACGCCGAGTTCCTCGACCGCCTCGCGCCGGGTGTGGCGCTTCGCAAGGAAACCGCCGAATGGGGCCTGCCGCATCCGTGGCTCAACGTGTTCGTGCCGGACTCCGCCGCCGACGGGTTCATCGAGACCGTGCTGGCCGAACTGACCCCCGCCGATCTGGAGAACTTCGGCCTCGTCCTGACCTATCCGCTGCGCCGCGAACTGCTCACCACACCGCTGCTGCGGGTACCGGACGAGCCGCTGGTGTTCCTGTTCGCGCTGCTGGTGACCGCGGATCCCGGTGACGACACCGCGATCGGCCGAATGGCCGAACGCAACCGGCGCCTGTACGAGTACGTTCTCCGGGTGGGTGGCACGCTCTACCCGATCGGCCCGCCATCGCTCGACCCGCACCAGTGGGCCGCGCACTACGGTGCCCTGTGGCCGCGGGTCGAGGCGGCGAAGGCCGAGCACGATCCGCGCGGCGTCCTCACCCCCCGCCCCGGGCTGTGGCGGACCCAGCCGATCACGCGCTGA
- a CDS encoding GGDEF domain-containing protein codes for MQTVEQTCGGPVRSATPAAHGPHCCACGQALAQPVTIDRLTGLFDRWGWTDTAEPLFAEARARGDDLALLMLDLDRFKQINDVLGHLAGDDALRAVGTALATHTRREDVVGRYGGDEFLLLLPGAGLPVAHRIATRAMAALTAATVRVDTISGTTTTLTGLTASAGLAVFDPGHDTALSRFILRADAALRDAKQRGRGRLRVIGSRPPRPPAEEGKRRLRLLPGVDTVSAFRFTDA; via the coding sequence ATGCAGACTGTCGAGCAGACCTGCGGCGGACCGGTGCGGTCCGCCACCCCGGCTGCCCACGGTCCCCACTGCTGCGCCTGCGGGCAGGCGCTGGCCCAGCCGGTCACGATCGACCGGCTCACCGGGCTCTTCGACCGCTGGGGCTGGACCGACACCGCGGAGCCGCTGTTCGCCGAAGCACGCGCGCGCGGCGACGACCTCGCGCTGCTGATGCTCGATCTCGACCGGTTCAAGCAGATCAACGACGTGCTCGGGCACCTCGCCGGGGACGACGCCCTGCGCGCGGTCGGCACCGCGCTGGCCACGCACACGCGCCGCGAGGACGTCGTCGGGCGCTACGGCGGCGACGAGTTCCTGCTTCTGCTGCCCGGCGCGGGACTGCCGGTGGCACACCGGATCGCCACGCGCGCGATGGCGGCGCTGACCGCCGCGACCGTCCGCGTCGACACGATTTCCGGTACCACGACCACCCTCACCGGGCTCACCGCGTCGGCCGGTCTCGCCGTGTTCGACCCCGGGCACGACACAGCGTTGTCGCGGTTCATCCTCCGCGCGGACGCGGCGCTGCGCGATGCCAAGCAGCGCGGCCGCGGACGGCTGCGGGTGATCGGGAGCAGGCCGCCGCGCCCGCCCGCCGAGGAGGGCAAGCGACGGCTCCGGTTGCTGCCCGGCGTGGACACCGTCTCGGCGTTCCGGTTCACCGACGCCTGA
- a CDS encoding YciI family protein — translation MFLVTLDYTDPARIDELLDEHYSNPDGAFARGLVRLAGRREPRTGGLMILDGTRAEVDAAVAADPFVRYGAAKATVVEFHPTRGTFA, via the coding sequence ATGTTCCTTGTCACGCTCGACTACACCGATCCGGCCCGGATCGACGAACTCCTCGACGAGCACTACTCGAATCCGGACGGGGCGTTCGCACGCGGGCTCGTCCGGCTGGCGGGACGGCGGGAACCCCGCACCGGCGGGCTGATGATCCTGGACGGCACCAGGGCGGAGGTGGATGCCGCGGTCGCCGCCGACCCGTTCGTGCGGTACGGCGCCGCGAAGGCGACCGTCGTCGAATTCCACCCGACCCGCGGGACGTTCGCCTGA